One Hippoglossus stenolepis isolate QCI-W04-F060 chromosome 9, HSTE1.2, whole genome shotgun sequence genomic region harbors:
- the LOC118114546 gene encoding uncharacterized protein C2orf81 homolog, producing MPRSAAKSQAGKSRRMSSVPVTPLPTQELEIITGRLTQTQWNKILIQEENDEIVGEIMDELLSKVMDGCLKVYVERQLEPFSASWAKNYLTQILEQQIMCPDEGEGPEEASKTEDSEPMPATCDAWAQGCVTVVIATPRLSHPTSAQQEDEVVQAPAQSAPGVDQQCVVMAQTNSSPKQPDRETSPRRPVNNKQCKVLIPRPPPKIDVKKKQQLNFPPKPVPVKLPPILSCSALKNDVEVEDKRGVYCVYNNMSGPSYQSKEYQSIPRLDSSSLPRHSIFPQYEIVDSDQTKPNPKKPSRLSKLEPKYNKQKTDWTITTVMPLTSSKDKPAKFQRRNEADVFLKKLSPFRRRQEGMEFSGSLKLDTMVLAKGVTLRDPQAVASNPLT from the exons ATGCCCCGCTCTGCAGCCAAGTCCCAAGCCGGCAAGAGTAGACGGATGTCATCCGTCCCAGTGACCCCACTTCCAACGCAGGAGCTGGAAATTATTACTGGTCGCTTAACCCAAACCCAGTGGAATAAGATCTTGATCCAGGAGGAAAATGATGAGATAGTTGGGGAGATTATGGATGAACTGTTGAGCAAAGTCATGGACGGCTGTTTGAAGGTGTACGTTGAAAGACAG CTAGAACCTTTTTCCGCATCTTGGGCCAAGAACTACCTCACACAGATTTTAGAGCAACAAATCATGTGCCCGGATGAGGGAGAAGGACCAGAGGAAGCATCTAAAACTGAGGACTCAGAGCCAATGCCAGCAACCTGCGATGCCTGGGCTCAAGGATGTGTGACTGTTGTCATTGCTACTCCTCGATTATCTCATCCTACTTCTGCACAACAG GAGGATGAAGTTGTACAGGCCCCAGCACAATCAGCACCAGGAGTCGACCAGCAATGTGTTGTAATGGCCCAAACAAACAGCTCTCCAAAGCAACCTGACAGGGAAACAAGTCCAAGGAGGCCTGTCAATAACAAGCAATGTAAAGTGCTTATTCCTCGGCCCCCACCGAAAATTGATGTTAAGAAAAAGCAGCAGTTAAATTTTCCACCTAAACCTGTTCCAGTCAAATTGCCGCCCATTCTGTCCTGTTCAGCATTAAAAAACGATGTGGAGGTAGAGGATAAAAGAGGAGTATATTGTGTTTATAACAACATGTCTGGGCCATCATATCAGTCTAAGGAATACCAATCCATACCAAGACTTGATTCCTCATCCCTGCCTCGACACAGCATCTTTCCTCAGTATGAGATTGTTGACAGTGACCAAACAAAACCCAATCCCAAGAAACCAAGTCGATTATCCAAACTAGAGCCAAAATACAATAAGCAAAAAACTGATTGGACAATAACCACAGTGATGCCACTGACCAGCTCCAAGGATAAGCCTGCAAAGTTTCAGAGGAGAAATGAGGCAGATGTCTTTCTGAAGAAATTGTCTCCCTTCAGACGGCGTCAGGAGGGGATGGAGTTCTCTGGGTCTCTGAAGCTGGACACAATGGTTTTGGCTAAGGGTGTTACCCTGAGGGATCCCCAGGCGGTAGCAAGTAACCCTCTCACGTAG
- the wdr54 gene encoding WD repeat-containing protein 54, with amino-acid sequence MYHKEKSIPIKNSASALYNNLGVLRIAPRRLTYFTVVHANVVNMVSASWDGLNYSHRQLQSKEPNVATSASLIMQAAFCSLQSRELLVVTSQKGIQMYESDGSIMVYWHALDTPETTTGQAVFARGISAVPENYICVGISSGSILVFDVPSKGTNISLSEVLDEHKESITDMASECSGSQECIADLVSADDGGNLCVWKSGEEFQLLHKIHGFDMSCSSVKLWKGTVVAGYGTGQIRLYEAVTGILHAEVNAHARWINSLDIAPFSGLLLSAAEDSLVRVWHLNMTPETNSVEIAHLHNECVTDTQICGAKFCDSDGYAFAVTGYDLSEIIRYTQT; translated from the exons ATGTATCACAAGGAGAAGAGCATCCCGATCAAAAACAGCGCCTCGGCTCTGTACAACAACCTGGGCGTCCTGCGCATCGCCCCGCGGCGCCTCACCTACTTCACGGTGGTCCATGCCAACGTGGTCAACATGGTGAGCGCGTCCTGGGACGGACTCAACTACTCGCACCGCCAGCTGCAGTCCAAGGAGCCCAATGTGGCCACCAGCGCGTCGCTCATCATGCAG GCTGCATTTTGTTCCCTGCAATCTCGGGAGCTGCTGGTGGTGACTTCCCAGAAAGGCATCCAG ATGTATGAATCTGATGGCTCCATCATGGTGTACTGGCATGCGCTGGATACTCCAGAAACAACTACAG GTCAAGCTGTGTTTGCTCGAGGGATATCAGCAGTGCCGGAGAATTATATATGTGTGG GCATTTCATCTGGATCAATTCTTGTGTTTGACGTTCCCAGTAAAGGCACTAATATCTCCTTGTCTGAGGTGCTGGACGAGCACAAGGAGTCGATCACTGACATGGCCTCCGAGTGCTCTGGCAGccag GAGTGCATCGCCGATCTGGTCAGTGCAGATGATGGGGGCAACCTGTGTGTATGGAAGTCTGGGGAGGAATTTCAGCTGCTACACAAGATCCATGGCTTTGA CATGAGCTGCTCATCTGTCAAGCTGTGGAAAGGCACAGTGGTGGCAGGTTACGGCACAGGCCAGATACGTCTCTACGAGGCAGTGACGGGGATCCTGCACGCTGAGGTCAACGCCCATGCTCGATGGATAAACTCACTAGACATCGCTCCTTTTTCTGGACTG cttctgtctgctgctgaggACTCTCTAGTCAGAGTGTGGCACCTGAATATGACCCCGGAGACAAACAGCGTGGAG ATTGCCCATTTGCACAatgagtgtgtgacagacacacaaatctgTGGCGCCAAGTTCTGCGACAGCGATGGCTATGCTTTTGCAGTGACAGGCTATGACCTGAGTGAGATTATCCGCTACACACAGACGTAG